TTCTATATTAAAGCATGTCAACAGCAATCTACACAATACAAAATCTCACCAAAGCTCTTTGTTTATACAGAGCTGGATAGAACCGTATGAAGAGTTAGTATAACACCGATCAGGCAGTTATATACTGTACTGTGTGCGAAAGTTCTATCACTCGATTAAAAAAGGACAACGTCCTAAAATATGTTAATTCTGAAACGCATCAAAGGAAAACTggagttataataataataaataataataattcagcctatatacgtcccactgctgggcacaggcttcctctcatgcccgagagggctcgggctatagtccccacgctagcgcAATGCTGAttagggacttcacatacacctatGAATTTcatcgcagatgtatgcaggtttcctcacgatgttttccgtcaccgaaaagctagtggttaatatcaaatgatatttcgtacataagttccgaaaaactcattggtacgagccaggatttgaacccgcgacctccggattgaaagtctgaCGTCATATCCACCACAAAAATACGTTAGTTACAAGCGACTTCTATATTAATCTCTGTTCCTGGTTACTTACAACATTCTTTGGAACAGACTTTCAAGAAATCCGAAAATTCATGGAAAAATATTGTTGCCAATGTTCGAATAAAAGACTTCCAGACGAATCAACTTGGGAAATTTTAACCTCCAAAAAATGTACATCCCAGTTATGGACAAAATAAGAAACTCATTTAAAGATTGTTACTTGTTACTTTCTGTAGATGAAACACGCTATATATAGCTACATGTTCTATGGATATTGATTGTTCTATGGATTTATTGTAGTATCtgcatattatttgttattcgTCAATAAAGATGgtggtttattttttttatagttattatttattttatgaattaaattattgaggatgagtatgagtatgactttaattttaaagttaacaACGACTCCATTGCGAAAATATAGCGAAGCCTGCTTATAACGCTTTTGCTTAAGTGTTTCGATCAAGACCATCAAACCTTCTGAACGCCTTTATAAAGCGATTAATgaaggaaataataaaaataaatatttggggacaactTTACACAGaccgacctagccccaaactgaGCAAAGCTATGAGTGTAatacgacgatatacatacttatttggATAAAAAAcatccctttttagggttccgtagccaaatggcaaaaaacggaacccttatagattcgtcatgtccgtctgtctgtccgattctgtcacagccacttttttccgaaactataagagctgtactgttcaaacttggtaagtggatgtattctatgaaccgcattaagattttcacacaaaaatagaaaaaaaacaataaattttgggggttccccatacttagaactgaaactcaaaaaatcttttttcatcaaacccatacgtgtggggtatctatggataggtcttcaaaaatgatattgaggtttctaatatcatttttttctaaaatgaatagtttgcgcgagagacacttccaaagtggtaaaatgtgtgtcccccccccctgtaacttctaaaataacagaatgaaaaatctaaaaaaaatatatgatatacattgccatgtaaacttccaccgaaaattggtttgaacgagatctagtaagtagtttttttttaatacgtcatgaaattaaaaaaaaaaaaaaattttcatcatacccatacgtgtggggtatctatggataggtcttcaaaaatgatattaaggtttctaatatcatttttttctaaactgaatagtttgcgcgagagaaccttccaaagtgaaaaaaagtgtgtccccccccctgtaacttctaaaataacagaatgaaaaatctaaaaaaaatatatgatatacattaccatgcaaacttccaccgaaaattggtttgaacgagatctagtgagtagtttttttttaatacgtcataaaattttaaaaaaatttttttcatcaaatatatacgtgtggggtatctatggataggtcttcaaaaatgatatttaggttcctaatatcatttttttctaaactgaatactttgcgcgagagacacttccaaagtggtaaaatgtgtgtccaaagtggtaaaatgttgaacaagatctaataagaagatttttttttaatacgtcttaaattgtacggaacccttcatgcgcgagtccgactcgcacttggccgcttttttttagatTCCAGCCCTTTAGTTTCGTTTGctgtgattttttttctcaaaaacacAGTCATTACTTCTCTGCACTGCCAGATGTAGGTACTTAGTAGGCTGGGCAAAGAAAGCGCCCGCCCCGCCCTACGATCGCCTGAGTTTTCCCTCACAAAATGATATCGGACGACCATGGGGCCAACGTCTCCattgcaagcgccgcaaactcgtACTCATCGTCAAGAAATCGTATTTGTGGTTCTTGAAAGTCTGGGCCTGATCCTGTCCAGGATTTGACCCGGGACCTCCTAAAACTAAGTTCTTACTCAAAAGTTATAGGCGTATTTATACTATTtgtacgaataaaaaatataaaaaaataaaagtaatcatTTTAAACACAATCGTACCTATTTTGTTCGCAGGCGATGAACACCTGACCAAACCATGGAGAATCGTGGTGGATGGGGTGAACGCGTACCAGGTGCTGCTGGAAATGTTACAGTTGATTCGCAGATGGATCATGATCGAGTACGGAAGGAGTTTTACGCCACCTACGACGTCATGACGGGTGTGCGCATAGCTGCTACACTTGGCGGCTTTTTCGCATTAATGGTTTTTTTGATCGTCTACAAAAGCCGAAGTAAATCGGTGAAGGCTTTAAATGACCCAAAACTTGTCGAACTTGCTGAAGCTGTTGTAGCCGAAGAACAAGCAGTTGAAGAAGAAAGACAACTTACAGCTGCTCTCGAAGAAGCGCTATCAGAGCGAGGGCGGTCGCGTCCTTCCATTGGCGAAGAGCCACCGTGGCCACGGACCTCACGTTTTGCATCGTATGGCGGTGGCTATGGTAGTTTATTGACACCCTCACGCCGGCTTTCTACAGCCCGTGGCGAGTCTCTACCTGGATCCGCGCTACGATTCGCAGAGCGTCGCGCATCTGGAGGGCCACGCGACCGTCGACTTAGTTCGGTCACTTGCTCTAGCTCCGGAAGTTCGTATCTAGAACGACGGGGTTCTTCAGTGGTCTGTGCATTGCCGGAAAGGCGTTTGTCGCCTTGCCCAAGCGAGCGACTAGCCCCATTGGCGTCAGTTGGTAGCGTAGGAACGTCCTACGTCGTGGAATGTGAATTAGTGTCTGTTGGTGCGGACTCTGTATTCGCTGAGGACGATGACTCCACCGATGATGAGGTGGAACAGTTTTCAACTGACAGCGGTGGAGGTGAGCACGGCGTAGCTGGCGAGAGCACGGAGCTCTCATGCCGGCCAGCGCCGCCGCTTCGCATTGACCGGGTCTCACAGTCGCGGGAAACGTTGTTTTAGTCGCCGTCGTAACTCGTTGGCCGTTGATGTTACTCGCACATTAAAATATCGACTTTTCCAGAAATGTTTAATAATGTGGTTTTTTAACATATCACGCAGACCTTGTAAATATTGACATAtcattttaaattgactaaATGGAGACAAaattgtctgaataaatattgATATGGATGATGTTTCTGTAAGCCTAACGGGTCTGTCATGATTGgaactataaaatataattgatttatttcgTTAGGTTTGTGAAATTTGCTTAAGACATGCACACGTACAAAAACTCCACTAAGAAAGTGtcgatattttaatatgtaaaataGAATGTAAAtatagtttgtttttgttattaattgatgtttcatgttaatGTTTCAGACCATGATACAGTTAcgaattttcattacttacaaaTAGGtgatcaaatatatttttgctcATGTATTGTTGCGCTAACCGTTTATCGGTATCGGTGGTTGATCTGCCTGCATTAACATTATACGAGTAACGAAGCTGACTTAGTCACCATTTAGTGTTCTTTGTAAGTGTATGATACGTACATACTGATTAGGTAAAGATCTGCCGAATTAGTCGTTTATAGGCacttttatgtacttatttacttaccaTGACTAGATGTTAAATAGTTTTCGAAGATTTGTCTGATATTGGCCaatctatttacaatattttcaattcttcGTCGGGCTACAATCGCTGCTTGCGATTCTAACATTACTCAGAACGACTGTTTTAACTTTACTAATTCTGCATCGCTTCTGTGTGCCAATAGTAGACTGTCGTCGTTAAATGTCACTGCTGCGACCCGTCCGTCTTTTTTGTAGGTCGTTATATATACAAATGGGGTTACTGATGGGAAgtgaaagttttattttatgacaatGACAACTACTTAAATGGTTAGAAAATGAGCACTATCTCATGCACTATTACACAAAATCTATTCAAAAAATACAAGATCTAAAATTACATGCAATTAAGTCGACAGAACGTCGAAATAACGAGAACATTCGTTTGTATATCCGCTACCTGCCAAACTCGTTTTCGTGTGAAATTACTTTGTCCTATTTTAGGCCAAAGTTAGGCCCAGATGcgtcagaaaaaaaatattaaacatattaattatttacattaataatttatcaACGGGCttactagcgccactgctaaataattgtggtTATTTAAATTTGACGATGGAtatttaaaaaccggccaagagcatgtcgggccacgctcagtgtagggttccgtagttactcttcggtcacaataagctaaactggagcttaaagtatagtaaattgttaaccaagggatgaaacggtacctttcacccgagttaaacaaataggcaaatttgcataatcagtacctaattaaagtaagtctttttactatgaagggaaactttttgcgataactcaaaaacagctaaactgatcatgtctgctatagttttcatttaatgtatttcttaagctctactttcacgattttttcatattttttggacctatggttcaaaagttagaggggggggggggacacatttttttttctttcggaccgattatctccgaatattttcactttatcaagaaatgtttgttgaagacccctattagttttgaaagacctttccaacgatacccgacactgtagggttgaagcaaaaaaaaaaaaattcacccccaatttacgtgtaggggaggtaccctaaaaaaaattaaatttttagattttattgtacgactttgtcggctttattgatttatatatccatgccaaatttcagcactaacgaccacggagcaaagcctcggacagacagacagacagacggacatggcgaaactataagggttcctagttgactacggaaccctaaaaaggggaccgctacgtactgtattttgtaacggccgtttttgttttgacttcatagatcgacgaatccCGCAACACaaaaactagtttgatgtattcaaaaggtacttaattacaaaatacagtacgtagtgGCCCCCCTTTTTagatatctatcgttaaatttaaacagtcacaattattttccagtggcgctagtgagcacgttgatgggctcttgaCCTAGTTTTGCCGAAATATGTACAGTCGGAATGAATTTggaattaagtaagtaagtaaatattctttattgcaccaacaattatacatacaaatcaattattattattattaaaatacaaatcgcTAACCTGTAATAGTTCTATCGTATTATAAAATAGGCGTGGCAGGCAGTGACATTGCCGTGTATGTGGCGCATTTTGATCGAACATGTCTGTAATAAAAATGTAGATAGATACTAACTTGTTGGTATAGTTGTCAGTAAAAAGTCAATTTGAAAATGtgtaattgtattatatttagtattGTTCGTATCTACCCTTAAAATTTAAAGGGCTCATAAGACCAATTCGTCCTTTGAACAATAAAAACGCTAGAAGCGGCCTAAAATTTGCTCGAACCAATCTCACATTTCCAAATAAACTGCCACTATTCTTGTTTAGTAAAGCAGTTAAAGTTAGACCAATAtaactctgcaacgattttgacagcaTAGACTGCAAGTGCTATattgaagtttgacgtttaaaccCAGAacccttgcacagtctgggGGCTATTAAAATtgctgcagacttatcttgttCTAAATCTATTAGATCTACACGGTTGCCGGGCCGGGCAGTCGGGGCCCGTCCGGTCCGTTTCATGAGATTACAgaaaatttaacaatatttgaaatgtaaaaactCATGAACTAGAAATATCGATTGTggaaatagatttatttttaagtatattggTAACATGGTAACGGTGTCCGGGTATTTCGTGGAACAAAAAACTACTGTTTTAGGATGGCAGCATCCGTTGACCGGCTCCCGTTCGCAAGTGCCCGGCAACCGTATAGATCTAGAgtaagaccaagataagttggtagcGTCTTGATAGCGCAGCCTTTGCAAGgtttaagtaaacgtcataatttcgtagaagtttgacgttaacACTTGAACTgtctgggctgccaaaatcgctgccaacttatcttggtctgactctaataacCGTTTAATAAATGTTAACGGACACTGAAGTTTTATTGACTCCAGTTAACCGCTGACATCGCCACGCGCGGTTCGATTTAAGGTAGATTACCTACACACTAAGtcgtttttattacaatttagatTTACGTGTTAGTTTATGTAACTGTTCGTTGCTCGAATTAAAAAGAGCTCCCGGTAGCCTGTAAAATGttgaaatgtatgtaaaaaaaatgtaaatataaaacacaaGTCATCTGTTGTTTCATTTTCATGATCACATTGTTGGTTACCCAAGTAAACATTGGCCGGTTTATTAATGCCccataaaactaaactacagATTAACAGGCAGCACTGACATGTACCTACGTAATTATAGTTGCAGAAGCTTTCACGTTACTATTACTCTTCGCATTTTCGGGTTATTCCCAGTTGTTGCCACCAGGATTTTTTCTCGTCTGTTACAACTGTGCACTGGGAAGTACTGAGAATTAAAATTCCTAATAGTACCACCAAAGTGAATTAGTGGTTGGTAACTGTTGATTTTTTATCAGAAGTTATTTAGTCAAGAACCCAAAATTAGTCTGACGATTATGTTTCTTTGCATTTAGCATCCGCCATCCCTAATGGCATATTCTTTTAACAAttgcaggcgcggatacaaggggggggccataggggcaatggcccccccctaaaaccctggctctcacattactaaattgagtaacatttttttttaccttattttctgtgcaaaaatatatgattttctcaaaatggccccccccctaggccaaatcttgtatccgcgcctgaacAATTGCAGTGCTATGCTTTAATGTTTGCGTGTTTATCCTTTTTCTCAAGTAAGTAAATTACCACATATTAAATAGTAAAAATTCGGGCTAGTAATTTAGTCGAGTGGCGAGTATTTGTGACTGCATGCCTAAAGTGTCCTTATATGCTTCATGTGCAGCATAAACACTTTAGGCATGCGAAGTCACAAATACTCGCCACTcgactaaattaaattag
Above is a genomic segment from Cydia pomonella isolate Wapato2018A chromosome 4, ilCydPomo1, whole genome shotgun sequence containing:
- the LOC133517167 gene encoding uncharacterized protein LOC133517167, whose product is MENRGGWGERVPGAAGNVTVDSQMDHDRVRKEFYATYDVMTGVRIAATLGGFFALMVFLIVYKSRSKSVKALNDPKLVELAEAVVAEEQAVEEERQLTAALEEALSERGRSRPSIGEEPPWPRTSRFASYGGGYGSLLTPSRRLSTARGESLPGSALRFAERRASGGPRDRRLSSVTCSSSGSSYLERRGSSVVCALPERRLSPCPSERLAPLASVGSVGTSYVVECELVSVGADSVFAEDDDSTDDEVEQFSTDSGGGEHGVAGESTELSCRPAPPLRIDRVSQSRETLF